The genomic window ATCCATAGATTTTTCTACTGATTCTAATGTTTCCCTCCACAACTCCTTGATCTGATCGTCATAAACTTCATGACCCTCTCCAGCAACTATCTTAGAATCAAAGTATTTTTTATACATTCCTAGAGTTCTGTTGAGAAGGTTTCCAAGGTCATTAGCAAGATCTGCGTTTATTCTGTTTATCATTGAGGTAGTGGAATAATCTCCATCATTTCCAAAGTGAACCTCTCTCATTAGAAAATATCTAAAAGGGTCTCTCCCGTATCTCTCAGTTTCAGCCTGAGGATCTATTACGTTGCCCTTTGACTTTGACATCTTCTCTCCCTCAACAGTCCACCATCCGTGTGCTACGATTTTGTCTGGGAGCTTTTCCTCTGCTGCTATAAGCATACAAGGCCATATTATTGCATGGAACCTTAAAATATCCTTCCCGAGTAAATGTACGACTTCACCGTTACCCCAGAATTTTTCGAACATCTCGGGATTATTTTCATATCCCACTGCTGTGAGGTAATTTGTCAGTGCATCAAACCAAACATATGTAATATGCCCCGGTGCAAATTCAATTGGTATCCCCCACTCAAAGGTATTTCTAGAAATAGAAAGATCTTGAAGCCCCTGTTTTATGAAGGAGATAACCTCATTTTTTCTAGAATGCGGCAGTATGAAATTGGGATTTTTTTCTATATGATCTAGAAGGGCATCTTGATATTTTGACATTTTAAAAAAGTAGGATTCCTCTTTTACAACTCTTAACTCTTTTCCACAGTCGGGACATCCATTTTCACCCACTATCTGATTCTCAGGCACATAAGTTTCACAAGATACACAGTATTTCCCCTCATACTCACCTTTATATATATCGCCTTTTTCATATACTTTTTTCAAAATTTTTGTAACTGCTTTCTTATGTCTCATCTCTGTGGTTCTTATAAAATCATCATTCGAAACATTGAGAAGGCTCCACATCTCCTCAAATCTTGGAGCCATTTTATCTGTCCATTCCTGTGGGGTAAATCCTTTTTCTCTTGCTGTCTCCTCAACTTTTTGACCATGTTCATCTGTTCCTGTCAAGAAAAACACATCATATCCCATTGTCTTCTTATATCTTGCAATGACATCTGCCGCAATTGTTGTGTAGGCACTTCCCACATGAGGGTCCCCGTTTACATAGTATATTGGTGTAGTTACATAAAAATTCTTACTCACAAAATTATCCCCTTTCCTAAATTAGGCTTTGATTTTATATATTTCATTTTATCTGGGCTTGATTTTATATTACTTTTTTCAGGTGCTCGGCAGCCTCTCTGTCTAATCTGTTCAGCTCTTTTTCAAGGATAAAAGCATATTCTTCAAGATTGGCACCTTTAGGTATCTCTATTGGATCCCCCTCTATACATACCATCTTAGAAAAAGGTTTTGGAAACTGAAACTTGTCCCAGGCTTTCTCAAAGGTCCAGCAGCTAGAAAAAGCTCCCCCCACCGGTATCATTTTCTTTCCGGATTTTTGTGCCAGGAAAAGCATTCCTGGTTTCACCTTATATATAGGTCCTTTTGGACCATCTACAGGAGTTCCTGCACTATATCCCTCTTTTACAAGTTTGGCCAGCTTGATAAGACTCCTCACTGCTTCTTTATCTGATGATCCTCTTATTACCTGAAATCCAAATTTTTCAAGAGTAACCGCTATAAGTTCACCGTCATTGGATGGGCTTGCCAGTCCTGCCTTTTTTTCATAGTAATCTAGGCAGACAGAGGTAATTATCAGTTTATTATGCCAGAAACCATAGACATAGTTGCTGTTAAGGTCTATTTTTTCGCTTCTTTTCACCTCTAACTTCAAGGTTTTCAATATGAATTTCAATATAAAATACAGCATATTTCCGTATATTCTATACTTTCTCTTTTTTTTATCCATTTTAGATTTTCTCCTGGTTTTTTAAAAAAGTATACCACATCCATCGTAACTCTTCAATTACTCTTATATATATATACTACAAGTTTAAATAGTGGATATATTTAAACTTTAAAATTCTAAAGCTGTCAAATGGCAGACAAAAATAATTCCTATAGAAAAAAAAGAGGGAATCCCCTCTTTTGAACTTTCTTAGACAAGGCCTGGAATGTTTATTCCGCCAGTTACTTTAGCCATCTCTTTTTCAGCAAGCTCCTCAGCCTGTCTCATCGCTTCTTTTACTGCTGAAACAAGAAGATCTTCTAGCATCTCTTTGTCATTATCCTCTACTGCCTCTTTCAGCACTTCGTCTGAAAGTTTTATCTCAAGGACCTCTTTCTGACCATTTACTTTTACAGTAACTGCCCCTCCACCTACAGAAGTCTCAAGCTCTTTTTCCTTTAACCCCTCTTGTACTACAAGCATCTGCTGCTGCATTGCCTGTGCCTGTCTCATTATATCCATCTGACCATTGTTTCCTTTAGTCTTTAATTTTCTAACCACTTAAACGCCTCCTCTTACTATACTTATGCCTTAAGATTATATCATATGATAACACTCTTGGCAACATACAAGATAGTCTACTGCAACAAAAAAACACCTCTTTTACAAGAGGTGTCTAAGGCTTATTTTATCTTATCTATATGTAAAAGTTTCGAAAGTTCTTTTCTTGGAACAGGTTTTGTCTCAACTGCCGGTTTCCCTACAGGTATAATAGCCGCTATCTGGATATCTCCCTCTATACCGAGTATCTCAGATGCTTTTTTAGAATCATAAGCTCCTACTACTACACTCCCTAAACCTAGTTCGTGAAGTCTTAGCATCATGTTCTGACATGCTAGTCCAAGGTCAAACATTCCCCATGTACCAACATCATTAAATGAAATCTCTTTATAGAAACCGGATTTTTTTCTATTGTAACATGCTACTATTACAAGTGAGGCATCTAGCGAGCAAGCCGATGCCGGATTTTTAGGATAGCAGTTTTCCACAAGCTCTTTGATCTTTCCCTTGTCCCTCAAAGCTAAAAATTCAGAACACTGAGTATTGGCCCAAGAAGGTGCCAATCTGGCAGCCTCTATAGCCTCATTTAGTTCTGCGTCTGTTACATAATAGTCTGTAAATTTTCTTACACTTCTCCTATCTTTTATTGCCTGAATCAATTCCATAAAAGTACCTCCATGTTTTTTATACGTTTTCGTACTATATTATATGTGAATTCTTTTATTTTTACAAGGTTTTTTCTTTAATTTTACTTTTTCAGATTTTCAAAAGCAGTTTTATAAAAAGTTTTTTCTTATTTTGATCAGTGATTTTACAAGGGCTTCTTTTTCACTTTCTTCAAATCCATTATAGACCTTTTCCTGAAGGGCCTTCGATATTTTTAAAAAAGTTTCTTTGAATTCAATCCCTTTTGCAGTAAGTGTCACATTTATCACCCTAGCATCTGTCTCATCCTGCTTTCTTTTTATATAGTCTAATTTTTCCAGTTTTTTCACCATATCTGTGACACTAGACTTACGTCTAGCTATATACTTTGCTATCTCATTCATTGTCATCTGACCTTCATTATCATAGAGAGCAGACAAAATGGTTCCATGACTTGAATTCAGTCCCTTCACACCTAATTTTTTTAGTTCCTCATTTATAAACTGGGCACTTTTCTCCCTTATATTGGCAACTAATCCTATAACTATATCTGTCCTTATCTAAACCACACCCTTTCTTAATTTCTCTATGGTATTTTACTTCGAAGTGGTGCTCCTTGTCAAAAATAACTCAGTATATTTTTGATAGCCTAAAAGGGAAAGGATAACTCTTCAGGTATAAAAAATATGGAGGTGATATTTATTATGAAAACAATTACATTTGCAGGTGGCTGTTTCTGGGGTATAGAGGCATACTTTAAAAGGTTAAAAGGGGTGGTTCATACAACTGTGGGCTATTCCAACGGAACAAAAGAAAGTCCTGACTACAAGGAGGTCTGCTCAGGAAAGACTGGGCATGCAGAGGTATGCAAGGTAAAGTATGACGAATCCATCCTGCCTCTTGATAAAATCTTAGATCATTTTTTCAGAATCATCGATCCCACTGTTTTAAACAGACAGGGAAATGATATAGGTACTCAGTACAGGACTGGGGTCTATTACTCCTCAGAAGACGATCTTCCTGAAATTAGAGAATTTGTAAAATCTATAGCCAAGAAATATAGTTCAGAAATCGTGACAGAAATAGAACCCCTACACAATTTCTTCCCTGCAGAGGACTATCATCAGGAGTACCTTGAAAAAAACCCCTCAGGCTACTGTCACATAAATTTTTCCCTCTTAAAAGATGAGGAAAAACAAGATCCCATATAAATTCAAACCAAAAAAGCACTCTTATAGTGCTTTTTTATTTTTAAAACTTATTGATTTTTATATTCAAACCTAAACAAAATTTATAAGTTTGACTTAATTATTTACCATTGCTATAATAAAATCTGTGTTTAAATCTGTTAATTCATATATATGTATTGCAATTCTTTTATCACTATCACCTTGAACTTTTTAACTTAAAAAGTTCAAGGAAATTACCAACGACTAAGTTAAAGGGGGAGATCATGCCAGAAGACAGATCAAATAAGGTTAGCTGCAATAATTATAGATGCGAAATAGAGCTCACTCTTGAGGTAATAGGAGGTAAATGGAAAGCCTTAATCCTTTGGGAACTTGGAAATCACGGGGTTATAAGATTTAATGAGTTTCAAAGGTATATAACAGAAATAAGTCAGAAGATGCTTACCCAGCAGCTTAGATATTTGGAAAAAAATAAATTAATCACTAGAAAAATTTATCCTGTTGTGCCTCCAATGGTTGAGTATTCTTTAACTGAATTAGGAAAAAAGCTCATCCCTATTTTAAAAGAAATGGATGTCTGGGGAAAAGATTATATATTTGAAAGAGATAAATAGTAAAAAGTCCTCCCCTAAAAGCGGGAGGACTTTTAAATTAAAATGTCACTTTTTCACCGTAATAAACAGCTTTAAATAAGTTTTTCATCTCTTCTACAGATATATCTCTTGGATTTGTTCCTGTACATGGGTCTCCTACAGATGTTCTTGCGATCTCATCTAAGTTAGCCAAGAAGAACTCCTCTTCTACTCCAAATTCTTTTAATGAATGAGGCATATCCATTTGTTCTCTTAATTCTTTAATTAAGTTTACTAATGATTCAACTAATTCAGTTTCGTTATTTCCGGCTAAACCTATTGTTTTAGCGGCATGAGCATATTGTGCTTTTCCGATTTCATCTTTTGCATTGAATTCGACAGCATATGAAAGGTAGATTGCATTGGCTAATCCATGATCAATATTTAAAACTTTTCCTGTCTTATGAGCCATTGAATGAACTATTCCAAGGATTGCATTTGAGAATGCCATTCCTGCTAAGTTTTGTGCGATATGCATATCTTTTCTCGCAGAGTCTTCACCGTTATAAGAGTTGATTAAAGTCTCTGAGATCATCTCGATAGATTTCATAGCTAGTGCATCTGTAAATGGATTTCTTGCCTTTGAAACATATGCTTCTAGTGCATGAGTTAATGCATCCATTCCTGTGTTTGCAACTAATACCTTAGGCATTGTTTGTACTAAGTTTGTATCTACAATAGCTACATCTGGAGTGATGTTGTAGTCTGCGATTGGATATTTGATATTAGTTTCATTGTCTGTGATTACAGCAAATGATGTAACTTCTGTAGCGGTACCACTTGTTGTCGGAACTGCTATAAATTTAGCCTTGTTTCTTAATTCTGGTAAGTTAAATGGTTTTGCAGCTTCTTCAAATGTGAATGTTGGGTGCTCATAGAAGATCCACATAGCTTTGGCCGCATCTATCGGTGATCCTCCACCTATTCCTATTATTGTATCGGGCTTAAATTTATTCATAGCTTCTACACCTTTCATAACAGTAGCTACTGAAGGGTCATTTTCTATTCCTACGAATAGTTCACTTTCTATTCCAGCTTCTTTTAAATATTCAACAGCACTAGGTACTGTTCCATCGTTTATTAATCTCTTTGAACCGATAACGATAAGAGCCTTAGTTCCATTGATATTTTTTAAATGAGATAGCGAGTCCTCTCCGAAATATAAATCTCTTGGTATTGTAAATCTTTGCATTTGTAACCTCCTAATTTTTTAAATTTTTTATGTGCACTCAGTATACAAAAAAAACTAATTAAAAAAAAGAAGGCACTTTTTGGTGAAATACTTACCAAAAGGTGTAAATTGTGATTTTACAAGATTTAAAAAACCATAAAAATAAAAAAAATAATTGAATTAAAATAATTGCGAGTATCTAAAATCAAATTATCATTTAAACAAAGCCTCCAACTTATTTAAAATTTATTTTTATTAAAAAAAGTGTCCTAAACAGGACAGAAGTATCTCTATTAAAATGTTATTATTTTAACATAACATAAGCCAAGAGGTCTTTTGTTACATTCTTTTATAGAGGTGAGTCATTTGAGCAAAAAAATTCAATTAATTAGAAACAGTGTTCAACTTTTTTTTATTGGATTGTTAGTAGCGAGTTTATTTATGAAATTTAAGGCCGTATTTCCACTACTGCTTATTTTTTCATTGGTAGTGGGTAACTTTTTCTGCGGATGGGTATGTCCATACGGAGCCCTTCAGGAATTTTTTGGTGCCATAGGGGACAGGATTTTTACAAAAAAATATAAGATGCCACAAAATATTCAAAAATATTTGATGTTTTCAAGATATATCGTTATGGCCCTCTTAGTTGCAGGTATAGGGGTAAATATCTTTGAAACTTTAAACGGCAATAAAACATTCACATCTACAGTAAGTAATTTTTCAGGTATTATCATCTCAGCATCATTAATTATAATGGCTGGTTTTCTAATAGTTTCAACTGTATTTGAAAGGCCATTCTGCAACTATCTTTGCATAGACGGAACCAAGTTCGGGATTGCAAGCTTGACTAGATTTTTCTCAGTGAAGAGAAATAAAAAAAGTTGTGTAAACTGTAAAAAATGCAACAGAGTATGTCCTATGAATATTGCTGTGTCAGATAAGGATAGCATCAGAAATCCCCAGTGTATTAACTGTTTTGAGTGTATAAGCAGCTGTCCGGTAAAAGATACACTGTCATATGGGAAGATCGGAATATTCCTTAAGAAAATCGGCAACTAAAAAACCTGTTAGTGAAACTTTCAGGTATTTTTTCAAAACTCTATAGAACTACTGAGAATAATTTAAGGAGGGGATAGTAGTGAAAGACAACGGATTTAATAACACTTTCTATTTAGATGTGCCAAAAGTTAGTAAGAGAGCTCCATTTAAAGTAAGTGAAAAAGGAATTTTAAGGCATGACAAAGAATTTTTTTATACCTACACTAAAGATAACCTAGGAAAAGAACTGACTGATAATAACCCATATGTAAAAATAGATGGAGAGTTATTTGATCACTATACTTCTATACACCCAGGGGATGGTAAAGGAGACTCTATAGACATAGATTCAGACTACATCAAAAACATTGCAAAGTATGTTGAAGATGATGGTATGACACCTAAAATCAGAGACGTGTTCATAGAAGATGCACAAAGGGTAATGAAGGGTATTGCTCTATCAAAACAAAATCCAAAATTTAATAAAAAACTAGAAGCAGATATAGAAGCCGGTAAAGTTAAGCCTTTAAAAGACTTAAAGCAGCTTAAAGATAATATCTTAGAGTATGTAAAGAGCCTGGGAATGATTGGAGCCTTTACCTTAGTTGACAGAAGGTATATCAATGAGGGCTTTGACGACTCTTTCCCATATGACACTATGCTTGTATTGGGTATGGAGATGGAGGCGGATCAGATAGAAGAAATACCTTATCCTACAAAAGATACTGGAAAGATATTTGATTGGCATATATATGCCGAAGCTGGAGATGCTGCAAATAAAGTAGCCGATTTTATTAGAAGTAAGGGATATAAGGCTCTTTCAACTCCAGCATTAGGTGATGAAATAAACTTTCCCCCTCATGCAGTAAATGCCGGTCTTGGAATGTATTCCACTCATGGCTTGCTGATTACCAAAGAGTATGGAACAAGATTAAGACTATGCTGTGTAACCATTGATGCTGACATTGAGCTAGACCATGCAACAGAAGACATGAATTTTGAGGAGTTTTGTGCAAGATGCAGAATGTGCTATAAGACCTGTCCTGTGGCCAGCATTCCCAAAGATGAACATGAGTGGTTTGGTCAATTTAAAAGAAGATCAGTTAGAAAAAGCTGTGGCTGGTCTATGGGAACAAACAGATACTGCGGACACTGTCTCAAAGTTTGTCCGGTAAGCAGATTCGGATATGATAAAATTGTAAATCAAAGTTTACCTGAATACAACATGTATAACGTTATGACTGATATTATAGATAAAGATAAAATCAGAGGAGGAGAATAGTAATGAAGAAATTCATTTTATGCGGCAAAATAAATAATCCAGGAACATATAATATAGATGAAAATCGATCATTGATAGATATTTTTACTAAATTGGCAGGAGGCCTCTGGAACAACGGAAGACTGTCAATGGTTCAAATAGGTGGACCTTTCGGTGAAATTGTACTTTTAAAAGATATTGAAAATCCTCTAAGTGACTATACTAAAAACATCGATGCAGATACTATCCTGTTTTTAAATGACCTTACCTGTCCTGTAGATTATGCCAGATTTTGTGTGAGATATCTTATTAAAGAGCTTAGAACTACAAATGAAACTATAGAAGAGATAGAGGAAATCATTGAGAAAATAAGCAACGGAACAAGCAAAAGAATTTTAGAACTAGACATATTAAAAGAACTTTTAGAAGAGAAAACTGTCATTCCTGCTGAAAGAAAAATGAAAAAAACAGTACTGTTTTTATTAAATAACTTTAGAGAAATTTTTGAAGAACATATTACAGAGAAAAAATGCCACCCTGGAGTATGCCATAGATTAGCTTCTGCTCAGTGTGTCAATGCATGTCCTGCTGAGGTAAATATCCCCGGTTATGTAGCATACATGGCTGAAGATGATATGGACACAGCTTATGCAGTAATGAGACAGGCCAATCCCTTATCTTATGTCTGTGGAATGATTTGTGCAAGACCTTGTGAAGAGAGATGTCGTAGAGGAGAGCTCGAGCAATCTATAGGTGTAAGAGCACTTAAATACTTCGCTTCAACTTTGGCTCTTGAAGATAACAAGATCAAAGAAGATAAACTGGAAAGTAACGGGAAGAAGATAGCTATTATCGGAAGCGGACCAGCAGGACTAAGTGCCTCTTATTTCCTTAGTCGTAGCGGTTATAATGTAACTATATACGAAGCTGAAAAAACGGCAGGTGGAGTTCCCGCAATAATGATTCCAGAGTACAGAATAAATAATGAAGCAATAAACAGAGAAATAAAACTTATTGAAAATCTTGGTGTAAAGATTAAAACAGGAGTAAAAGTAGGAGAAGATATAAAACTTGGTGAAATCAGAAAAGCCAATGATGTAACTATTCTTGCAACAGGTTTGATGACAGGTGTAAAAGTGGGCCCTGATAAAGAATATATCGTAAGTGCAGTGGATATTCTAAAAGAGATAAAGCTTCAAGGAAAGAGAAATTTCCCTAAAAAAGTAACAGTTATCGGTGGTGGAGATGTTGCCATGGATGCTGCCAGAAGCATTATGAGATGCGGATCTGATGTGACAGTTGTTTCACTTGAAGAGTGTGATGGTATGCCTGCCTCTCATGAAGAGAAACATGGAGCAGCCGAAGAGGGGATTAATTTTTTAAATGGTTATACCATAAACGAGTATCTTGAAGAAAAAGATTCTTTAAAGAAAATTGAACTCAAGAAATGCATATCCACAATGGATAGTCAGTACAGGTTCAGCCCGAAGTTTGATGAAGAAAAAACTATTAAAATTGATTCTGAGTTAGTGGTAATGGCAATAGGTCAAAGAGCAGACTACAGCTATCTAGATTGTGATATAGAGATCGGTTCTGACAGATGGATATCATTTGATAAAAACACTTACAAAACAACAGCAGAAGACGTCTATGTAGCCGGAGATATGGGGGGATACTCTAAAATTGCCATCAGTGCCATAGCAGAAGCTAAAAAAGTAGCAATTAGTATTGATAAGGCTTTGGGTGGCCAGGGAATTTATGTAGGAGATGAGATTAAAATTCCTGAAAAACAGCTTGATCTGACTACATGGAATATTCCCAAACAGGAAGAAAAAGAAACAAAATCAACATACAGATGTAAAAACTTTGAAAATATAAAAGTAGTTTATACAAGAGAAGAAGCTTTAAGAGAAGCTACAAGATGTATGAGATGCGACAGAAACAGTAAGCAATAAGGCTTAATAAGTATATTTATGAAATGGGGGAATTACTGTGAATAAAATACTAGAAGTAATAAAAAACAGAAGAAGCACAAGGTCATACAAAGAGGAACAAGTCAAAAAAGATGAAATTATGGCCTTATTAGAAGCAGGTGCTTGGGCTCCAAGCGGCCATAATAAGCAACCTTGGCACTTCACTGTGGTTCAGAATAAAGAACTCATTAAAAAGATGAGTGACAGATCGAAATATACAGCAAAAGACGCAGAAAACGAAAAAATGCGTAAAATGGCAAATAATCCTGATTTTAATATTTTTCATAAGGCTCCCACCGTAATAATTGTTTCTCATAAGAATGATGCCATTACTTCGGTAGAGGATATATCAGCAGCCACTGAAAACATCTTACTTCAAGCTGAGTCTATGGGGCTTGGTACCTGCTGGAGTGCATTTATATTTGGGATATTCAGAGGTCCTGAAAAAGAAGAATTTATAAAAGATCTGGAAATTCCAGAAGGTCACACTCCGCATCACGCAATAGCAGTTGGTTATCCCAATGCAAAGGTACTTAATTATCCTGAAAGAAAAAACGATTATTTTAATTTTATAAAATAAAAGCAAATTTTTTGGAGGTATCCCTTGGATAAAAAAAACCAGACATAAGTTACTGTGGTCTGGCTCCTAGAGTGACAGGGATCTCACTCACCTTCCCCACTTCTGCTACTGCTATGGCACATGCAAACAGTGGTAATTTTTTAGGGGTGTCAAAGCTTTTAATGGTAGGATACTATGAAGTTATTCTTTCGTTGGTTATACTTTTTATAGTTTTTGCAGGGGCTTTAATCTTTTTTCTAAAGGAATTTTTGGTTTCTCAAAAGGGTTATATAAGTCAGAGTCCTGACTATTAACTAGAGTTCCATAATGGAGCTCTTTTTATATTTCAGAAAATTTTTTTAATTTTTCCCAATCCACTATGGTGATAACTCTACCATCCCTTTCTACGATTCCCCTGTCAACTAACTTTCCTAAAGCCAAATAAAAGTTGCTTCTACTACACTTTATAAACTCAGAAAATAGTGAAAAATTTTTTATTCTCATCTGACCATTTTCAGAATAGTTAAGGATGACATAAGCAAGAAATTTTTCAATATTTTTATCTAGACGATACACCAGTTCTTCTATCAACGATAAGGAATCCATCTTGGCGTTTTTTAAACACATAAAAAGAAAATCTCTGTCTAAAAGAAGTTTCCTGCTTCTTTCAGGTGAAACTTTAAGGATTTCAGTTTTTTCTATAGCGATATAATATAGATTGTCAATGGCCTTCCCCTCCAAAAGATAGGCATATCCACCTAGAATAGTTTTCTTTTTAGTGAGAGTCTTCAAAGGCACCCTTCTTCCCTTTTCATTTTCATAGACCAGAAGAAGCTTCCCCTTGGTCATGAGTCCAAAGGAGAATCTCAGATCATAGTGATATATAGTTTCAAAGGGTTCAAGCTCTATCTTTTCTTCTATATCAGTATCGGAAAATTTAAATTCATTGTTGACCTTATTTTCTTGCATTTTCCCTCCTTAAATCTGTTTTTTTTAATATTATATTTCCTAATGATTTATTTATCAATGATAAAATGAGGGTGACCCCCTTGGCCACCCTCATTTTTAATATTTTAATTTTAAATAGATTATTGAATTTATCCAAAGGCTTCTGTCACTTTTCCTTGATGAAAAGGAACCAAAAATCAAGCCTTGTCTTGTCCAAGCTAAAATATAATAAATTTTACTAAAAATACAAAACTCGCTACGCTCAAACATTGTATTTTCTTTACGTAAAATTGATCATATTTCTTCACGCTCGTCCTGCGAATAGGCACTTTAAGGACTTTAAAGGATTTAAAAGATTTTAAAAATCATTTGAATCTTTTGATCTGTAAGTGGCATTGATAAAATCAGCGTTAAGAATGACCGCAGTAAAATCCTTAGAAAAAATCGATGTCTGAGCGTAGTGAGTTTCGAGTTTTTCTTGGATTTTCAAGGTTATTTAGCTGATTTTTCATAGCCTTGAACTTTTGGTTACTTTTCTTTCAAGAGAAAAGTAACACTGTGTAAATTCAGTAATTTATTCATCTTTAAACAAAGATGTAGAAAGATACCTCTCCCCAGTATCTGGTAGAAGGACAACTATGTTCTTCCCGGCATTTTCAGGTCTTTTCCCTATCTCAGTGGCTGCAAAAAGTGCCGCTCCAGATGATATCCCTACCAGAAGTCCCTCTAATTTTGCGAGTTTTCTGGAAGTTGCAAAGGCACTTTCATTTTTTACTTTGAATACCTCATCAATTATGGATTTTTTGAACACGGTAGGCACAAATCCAGCCCCTATACCCTGTATCTTATGAGGCCCAGGTTTCCCTCCAGAAAGTACAGGAGAGTCCTCTGGCTCTACAGCTATTATCTTTATCTCAGGATTCTTTTCTTTCAGAGCTTCTCCTACTCCTGTTATCGTTCCCCCTGTTCCTACTCCTGCTATGAAGATATCTACTTTCCCCTCAGTATCTCTCCATATCTCCTCTGCTGTTGTCTTTCTGTGGATATCGGGGTTGGCTGGATTTTCAAACTGCTGCAAGATGACGGCATTGGGAATATCCTCGGCTAACTCCTTGGCCTTATTTATAGAACCCTTCATTCCCTCTGACCCAGGTGTCAAAACAAGCTCAGCTCCTAGAGCTTTAAGCAGTTTACGTCTTTCCACACTCATAGTGTCAGGCATTGTCAGTATCAGTCTATATCCTCTCGCCG from uncultured Ilyobacter sp. includes these protein-coding regions:
- the cysK gene encoding cysteine synthase A; the encoded protein is MIAKSLVDLIGNTPLLELSNYNKASEISARVIAKLEYFNPLGSVKDRIGYAMIKDAEDKGIISKDSVIVESTSGNTGIALSFVAAARGYRLILTMPDTMSVERRKLLKALGAELVLTPGSEGMKGSINKAKELAEDIPNAVILQQFENPANPDIHRKTTAEEIWRDTEGKVDIFIAGVGTGGTITGVGEALKEKNPEIKIIAVEPEDSPVLSGGKPGPHKIQGIGAGFVPTVFKKSIIDEVFKVKNESAFATSRKLAKLEGLLVGISSGAALFAATEIGKRPENAGKNIVVLLPDTGERYLSTSLFKDE
- a CDS encoding nitroreductase family protein, whose protein sequence is MNKILEVIKNRRSTRSYKEEQVKKDEIMALLEAGAWAPSGHNKQPWHFTVVQNKELIKKMSDRSKYTAKDAENEKMRKMANNPDFNIFHKAPTVIIVSHKNDAITSVEDISAATENILLQAESMGLGTCWSAFIFGIFRGPEKEEFIKDLEIPEGHTPHHAIAVGYPNAKVLNYPERKNDYFNFIK
- a CDS encoding FAD-dependent oxidoreductase gives rise to the protein MKKFILCGKINNPGTYNIDENRSLIDIFTKLAGGLWNNGRLSMVQIGGPFGEIVLLKDIENPLSDYTKNIDADTILFLNDLTCPVDYARFCVRYLIKELRTTNETIEEIEEIIEKISNGTSKRILELDILKELLEEKTVIPAERKMKKTVLFLLNNFREIFEEHITEKKCHPGVCHRLASAQCVNACPAEVNIPGYVAYMAEDDMDTAYAVMRQANPLSYVCGMICARPCEERCRRGELEQSIGVRALKYFASTLALEDNKIKEDKLESNGKKIAIIGSGPAGLSASYFLSRSGYNVTIYEAEKTAGGVPAIMIPEYRINNEAINREIKLIENLGVKIKTGVKVGEDIKLGEIRKANDVTILATGLMTGVKVGPDKEYIVSAVDILKEIKLQGKRNFPKKVTVIGGGDVAMDAARSIMRCGSDVTVVSLEECDGMPASHEEKHGAAEEGINFLNGYTINEYLEEKDSLKKIELKKCISTMDSQYRFSPKFDEEKTIKIDSELVVMAIGQRADYSYLDCDIEIGSDRWISFDKNTYKTTAEDVYVAGDMGGYSKIAISAIAEAKKVAISIDKALGGQGIYVGDEIKIPEKQLDLTTWNIPKQEEKETKSTYRCKNFENIKVVYTREEALREATRCMRCDRNSKQ